Proteins encoded within one genomic window of Tidjanibacter massiliensis:
- a CDS encoding ABC transporter ATP-binding protein, whose protein sequence is MAILRVENVTKRFANHTALDDVSLEIPRGSVYGLLGPNGAGKTTLIRIINRITAPDSGKVYLDGRELAPEDVYKIGYLPEERGLYKQMKVGEQAVYFAQLKGLSRREATARLKVWFKKFGIEYWWDKKVSELSKGMAQKLQFIVTVLHEPQLLIFDEPFSGFDPINANMLKEEILALRDKGATVIFSTHNMSSVEEICDHITLINKSHNILTGKLDDIRHEHGTNIFEVEFRGDRERLKAQLSNRYTILETEGEDALRNALKIHLTEHEQIRELVSAINSAVEIRSFREIIPSMNDIFIKAVAGQL, encoded by the coding sequence ATGGCTATATTGAGAGTTGAAAACGTTACAAAACGTTTTGCCAACCATACGGCCCTCGACGACGTATCGCTTGAGATACCGCGCGGCTCGGTCTATGGCCTGCTCGGCCCGAACGGAGCGGGAAAGACCACGCTTATCAGGATAATCAACCGCATCACCGCCCCCGACAGCGGCAAGGTGTACCTCGACGGCCGCGAACTCGCTCCGGAGGACGTCTACAAGATAGGCTATCTGCCGGAGGAACGCGGACTCTACAAACAGATGAAGGTGGGCGAACAGGCCGTCTATTTCGCACAGCTCAAAGGTCTCTCCCGCAGAGAAGCGACCGCCCGGCTGAAGGTGTGGTTCAAGAAATTCGGCATAGAATATTGGTGGGACAAGAAAGTGAGCGAACTGAGCAAGGGCATGGCGCAGAAGCTCCAGTTCATCGTCACCGTCCTGCACGAACCCCAGCTGCTCATCTTCGACGAACCGTTCAGCGGATTCGACCCCATCAACGCCAACATGCTGAAAGAGGAGATACTCGCCCTGCGCGATAAAGGGGCGACGGTCATCTTCTCCACCCACAACATGTCGTCGGTGGAGGAGATATGCGACCACATCACGCTCATCAACAAATCGCACAACATCCTTACCGGAAAACTCGACGATATCCGCCACGAACACGGAACCAACATTTTCGAAGTGGAGTTCCGGGGCGACCGGGAACGGTTGAAGGCGCAGCTTTCCAACCGCTACACGATATTGGAGACGGAAGGGGAAGATGCGCTGCGGAATGCGCTCAAAATACATCTGACCGAACACGAACAGATACGCGAGCTGGTTTCCGCAATCAACTCCGCCGTCGAGATACGTTCCTTCAGGGAGATTATCCCCAGCATGAACGACATATTCATCAAGGCCGTCGCAGGCCAGCTTTAA
- a CDS encoding ABC transporter permease, with product MGKIGLIARREFNERVRKKSFIITTILMPLCMVGIIVLMAWLMTRESDKEREIIVIDDSGMVAPHLVNESSIRYRMADRTLEQMQEQAPEGAFGILVIGHDIMSNPKAAQLFTYESSTLMIEESISGQIRKIVEDAKLKTYDIDNLDEILAEVQTPIKLQTKEITDSGETRDSSSALNMAAAYIFGLLIYMFVFMYGTMVMQGVIEEKSNKVLELMVSSVKPFQLMMGKILGIASVALTQLLIWVVFIAVAGGAAINYFAGDAMAAAAAMNAGTAGMPAAMGDIGADEMAILSRLTDMRYILTTVIGFIVYFIGGYLLYAAMFAAVGSAVDNEKDTQNLQLPITVPLILAIVVMVSAMQDPNSQIAFWFSMIPFTSPVIMMARLPYGVPMWELLVSVGLLYLTFVGTVWLAGKIYRVGIFMYGKKPSFRELFKWVRYKY from the coding sequence ATGGGAAAAATCGGATTGATAGCACGCAGGGAGTTCAACGAACGCGTACGCAAGAAAAGCTTCATCATCACCACCATACTGATGCCTCTGTGCATGGTCGGCATCATCGTACTCATGGCCTGGCTGATGACGCGCGAAAGCGACAAGGAGCGGGAGATAATCGTGATAGACGACAGCGGCATGGTGGCGCCGCATCTCGTGAACGAAAGTTCCATCCGCTACCGGATGGCGGACCGCACCCTCGAACAGATGCAGGAACAGGCACCGGAAGGGGCCTTCGGCATTCTGGTCATAGGACATGACATCATGAGCAACCCAAAAGCCGCCCAGCTCTTCACGTACGAATCCTCCACACTGATGATTGAGGAGTCCATATCGGGACAGATACGCAAGATAGTGGAAGACGCGAAGCTGAAAACATACGATATAGACAATCTGGACGAGATACTCGCGGAGGTACAGACTCCCATCAAGCTCCAGACCAAGGAGATTACCGACTCCGGAGAGACGCGGGACTCCTCCAGCGCACTGAACATGGCAGCCGCCTACATCTTCGGCCTGCTCATATACATGTTCGTATTCATGTACGGCACCATGGTCATGCAGGGAGTCATCGAGGAGAAGAGCAACAAGGTGCTCGAGCTGATGGTATCGTCCGTCAAACCTTTCCAGCTCATGATGGGCAAAATACTCGGCATCGCCTCCGTAGCCCTCACGCAACTGTTGATTTGGGTGGTATTCATCGCAGTCGCGGGAGGCGCGGCGATAAACTATTTCGCGGGGGATGCGATGGCCGCCGCGGCCGCCATGAATGCGGGAACCGCAGGGATGCCGGCCGCCATGGGCGACATCGGCGCCGACGAGATGGCGATACTCAGCCGCCTGACGGACATGCGCTACATCCTCACGACCGTCATAGGCTTCATCGTTTATTTCATCGGCGGATACCTCCTTTACGCAGCCATGTTCGCCGCGGTAGGCAGCGCCGTGGACAACGAGAAGGATACCCAGAACCTGCAGCTTCCCATCACGGTGCCCCTCATACTCGCCATCGTGGTCATGGTAAGCGCCATGCAGGACCCGAACAGCCAGATAGCCTTTTGGTTCAGCATGATACCCTTTACCTCGCCCGTCATCATGATGGCCCGCCTGCCTTACGGAGTTCCCATGTGGGAGCTGCTGGTATCGGTGGGACTGCTCTACCTGACCTTCGTGGGCACGGTATGGCTCGCCGGCAAGATATACCGCGTCGGAATCTTCATGTACGGGAAGAAACCCTCGTTCAGAGAGCTGTTCAAGTGGGTCAGGTATAAATATTGA
- a CDS encoding elongation factor G, which produces MKNYQTSEIKNVVLLGAPGSGKTTFAEAMAFEGKVIDRRGSIENENTLSDNTDLEHSNRRSIYSTILYTEFMNHKLNIIDAPGSDDFSGGLFAAFKVADVGLMLFNAQNGFEVGSEIQSRYAKTYNVPLVGVINQLDSEKANWEGTLESIASFSKVKPIVVQYPVNPGLGFDAFIDVLLMKMFRFKDDNGTREELPIPAEHAERAAELHQALLEAAAENDETLMDTYFEKGDLEPDEIRKGLGMGIANRDWMPIFCASAKKDIGTKRIMEFIIKVAPNPDQRPPMTDTEGNDIPADPAGPTILFVFKSSIEQHVGEISYFRVVSGKVTEGMELLNMRTENKEKLSQLFAVAGKNRVKVSEMSAGDIGCTVKLKSTRTGDTLAPAGSHTVISPMVFPEPRYRAAVRAVNQADEEKLGELLNKARYEDPTLLVEYSKELKQTIVQGQGELHLKILRDQIMGGSKIDIEYFAPRIPYRETITKTAAADYRHKKQSGGAGQFGEVHLVIEPYYEGMPEPSKYKVDGKELTLNVKNKEEYDLDWGGKLQFYSAVVGGAIDARFMPAILKGIMEKMEEGPLTGSYARDIRVIVYDGKMHPVDSNEISFKLAGRNAFKEAFRNAGPKIMEPIYNVEVLVPSDKMGDVMSDMQNRRAIIEGMSSEGGLDRLSARVPLSELYRYSTTLSSLTNGRATYTMKFASYEQVPSDIQEKLLKAYADTDKDE; this is translated from the coding sequence ATGAAAAACTATCAAACTTCAGAGATTAAAAACGTGGTCCTGCTCGGCGCCCCTGGCTCGGGGAAGACTACCTTTGCTGAGGCGATGGCTTTCGAAGGAAAAGTCATCGACCGCAGGGGCAGCATAGAGAACGAAAACACCCTCTCCGACAACACGGACCTCGAACACTCCAACCGGCGAAGCATCTACTCCACGATACTCTACACGGAGTTCATGAACCACAAGCTGAACATCATAGACGCTCCCGGTTCCGACGACTTCAGCGGCGGCCTTTTCGCGGCGTTCAAGGTGGCCGATGTCGGACTGATGCTGTTCAATGCGCAGAACGGTTTCGAAGTGGGGAGCGAGATACAGTCGCGTTATGCGAAGACATACAACGTCCCGCTGGTCGGCGTGATAAACCAGCTCGACAGCGAGAAGGCCAACTGGGAGGGAACCCTGGAGAGCATCGCCTCTTTCTCGAAAGTGAAACCGATTGTCGTACAGTATCCGGTCAACCCGGGCCTCGGCTTCGATGCCTTCATCGACGTACTGCTCATGAAGATGTTCCGCTTCAAGGACGACAACGGCACGCGCGAAGAGCTGCCCATACCGGCCGAACATGCCGAAAGGGCCGCAGAACTGCATCAGGCACTGCTGGAAGCTGCAGCGGAAAACGACGAAACTCTGATGGACACCTATTTCGAAAAGGGCGACCTTGAACCCGACGAAATCCGCAAGGGACTCGGCATGGGTATCGCCAACCGCGACTGGATGCCCATCTTCTGCGCCTCGGCGAAAAAGGACATCGGCACGAAGCGCATCATGGAGTTCATCATCAAGGTCGCACCGAACCCCGACCAGCGTCCTCCCATGACGGATACCGAGGGGAACGACATACCGGCAGACCCGGCAGGTCCGACGATACTCTTCGTCTTCAAGAGCTCGATAGAACAGCATGTAGGTGAAATCAGCTATTTCCGCGTAGTCAGCGGCAAGGTCACCGAGGGTATGGAGCTGCTGAACATGCGCACGGAGAATAAGGAGAAACTGTCCCAGCTCTTCGCCGTTGCCGGAAAGAACCGCGTGAAGGTCAGCGAAATGAGTGCCGGAGACATCGGATGTACGGTGAAACTGAAATCCACCCGCACGGGCGACACCCTCGCCCCCGCAGGTTCGCATACGGTCATCTCCCCGATGGTCTTCCCCGAACCGCGTTACCGCGCCGCAGTCCGGGCCGTGAACCAGGCCGACGAAGAGAAGCTCGGCGAACTGCTCAACAAGGCCCGGTACGAAGACCCCACCCTGCTGGTCGAGTACTCCAAGGAGCTCAAACAGACCATCGTACAGGGACAGGGCGAGCTGCATCTCAAGATACTGCGCGACCAGATAATGGGCGGCAGTAAGATAGACATCGAATATTTCGCACCCAGAATACCCTACCGCGAGACCATCACCAAGACCGCGGCAGCCGATTACCGCCACAAGAAACAGTCCGGCGGTGCAGGACAGTTCGGGGAGGTGCACCTGGTCATCGAACCCTATTACGAAGGCATGCCCGAACCCTCGAAGTACAAGGTGGACGGGAAGGAGCTCACGCTCAACGTGAAGAACAAGGAAGAGTACGACCTCGACTGGGGCGGCAAACTGCAGTTCTACAGTGCCGTCGTGGGCGGTGCGATAGACGCCCGCTTCATGCCGGCCATCCTCAAGGGTATCATGGAGAAGATGGAAGAGGGACCGCTGACGGGTTCCTATGCCCGCGACATACGCGTCATCGTGTACGACGGCAAGATGCATCCGGTCGACTCGAATGAAATCTCCTTCAAGCTCGCCGGCCGCAACGCATTCAAGGAGGCGTTCCGCAATGCCGGTCCGAAAATTATGGAGCCTATCTACAATGTGGAGGTGCTCGTGCCTTCGGACAAGATGGGGGATGTCATGAGCGACATGCAGAACCGCCGCGCCATTATCGAAGGCATGTCGTCTGAAGGAGGTCTCGACCGCCTCTCGGCACGGGTACCGCTCTCGGAACTCTACCGCTACTCGACTACGCTCAGTTCGCTCACCAATGGCCGTGCGACCTATACCATGAAGTTCGCTTCGTACGAACAGGTTCCCTCCGATATTCAGGAGAAACTGCTCAAGGCGTATGCGGATACCGACAAGGACGAATAA